A single Rubrivivax gelatinosus IL144 DNA region contains:
- a CDS encoding LPS-assembly protein LptD, producing the protein MPPSPPQLIPDRKLTAPPGGEAGRRLPIVLRAQEVRSRPNLDAVAEGDAEFRRGGTVIQSDRLSYDQAEDLAIARGHVRIERQGAIYWGPELQLRVQRFEGFFLEPEFAFPELGSGGRADRIDFLDNSRARLSNALYTSCPRDGDAEPDWVLQARAVRMDFDANEGVAEGAVLRFLGVPILGGPEISFPLTDERKSGWLPPSIGLDSRSGFELTVPYYWNIAPNRDATIAPWLSTRRGAGLQTEFRYLEPSLGGTLNLDLLPHDQVAGRSRSAWQWQHEGRFGDSAFYSANLRHVSDDGWWKDFPDSRRSLTPRLLSSDADVEQPLRLGEAEGVAYLRMQRWQVLQDSDQRVISPYQRSPQTGVRLGGSVAGLSYSAETEFNRFTLPDGEDDGTRLTGDRVHLLASVGHRFGEPGWWLEPRLAFNAASYRTDQRMANGERSASRSVPTFSLDFGVELERETSGFGRALRQTLEPRLLYVRTPYEKQSDLPNFDSFGKDFNFQSIYTPNAFSGVDRVSDSNLLTAGVTSRVVDAVNGKELFRLGVVQRYLFSDQRVTPQADGTPDGEPFDQRFSDLLLLGSTSLVPSWTLDGTVQYSPEISRTVRSVVGARYSPGPFRTVSATYRFTRGLSEQVEVGWQWPLFGRVPTAAERGSRSMIGAAAGGGGACSGTWYSVGRFNYSTKDSRITDSILGVEYDAGCWIGRFVAERLSTGRSEATTRLMFQLELVGLSRLGSNPLGVLKDNIPGYTLLREDRRDPISSDE; encoded by the coding sequence GTGCCGCCATCCCCCCCGCAGCTCATCCCCGACCGCAAGCTCACGGCCCCGCCCGGCGGCGAGGCCGGCCGCCGCCTGCCGATCGTGCTGCGCGCGCAGGAAGTGCGTTCGCGCCCCAACCTCGACGCGGTGGCCGAAGGCGACGCCGAGTTCCGCCGCGGCGGCACGGTGATCCAGTCCGACCGCCTGAGCTACGACCAGGCCGAGGACCTGGCGATCGCGCGTGGCCACGTGCGCATCGAACGCCAGGGCGCGATCTACTGGGGCCCCGAGCTGCAGCTGCGTGTGCAGCGCTTCGAAGGTTTCTTCCTCGAGCCCGAGTTCGCGTTCCCGGAACTCGGCTCCGGCGGCCGCGCCGACCGCATCGACTTCCTCGACAACTCGCGCGCCCGGCTCAGCAACGCGCTGTACACCAGCTGCCCGCGCGACGGCGACGCCGAGCCCGACTGGGTGCTGCAGGCGCGCGCGGTGCGCATGGATTTCGACGCCAACGAAGGCGTCGCCGAAGGCGCGGTGCTGCGCTTCCTCGGCGTGCCCATCCTCGGCGGCCCGGAGATCAGCTTCCCGCTGACCGACGAGCGCAAGTCGGGCTGGCTGCCGCCGTCGATCGGGCTGGACAGCCGCAGCGGCTTCGAGCTGACCGTTCCCTATTACTGGAACATCGCGCCCAACCGCGACGCGACGATCGCGCCCTGGCTGTCCACGCGCCGCGGCGCCGGCCTGCAGACCGAGTTCCGCTATCTCGAGCCCTCGCTGGGCGGCACGCTGAACCTGGACCTGCTGCCGCACGACCAGGTCGCCGGCCGCTCGCGCAGCGCCTGGCAGTGGCAGCACGAGGGCCGCTTCGGCGATTCGGCGTTCTACTCGGCCAACCTGCGCCACGTCTCCGACGACGGCTGGTGGAAGGACTTCCCCGATTCGCGCCGCAGCCTGACGCCGCGCCTGCTGAGTTCGGACGCCGACGTGGAGCAGCCGCTGCGTCTGGGCGAGGCCGAGGGCGTCGCCTACCTGCGCATGCAGCGCTGGCAGGTGCTGCAGGACAGCGACCAGCGTGTCATCTCGCCGTACCAGCGCAGCCCGCAGACCGGCGTGCGCCTGGGCGGCAGCGTCGCGGGCCTGAGCTACAGCGCCGAGACCGAGTTCAACCGCTTCACGCTGCCCGACGGCGAAGACGACGGCACCCGGCTCACCGGCGACCGCGTGCACCTGCTGGCCTCGGTGGGGCACCGCTTCGGCGAGCCGGGCTGGTGGCTGGAGCCGCGGCTGGCGTTCAACGCCGCCAGCTACCGCACCGACCAGCGCATGGCCAACGGCGAACGCAGCGCCTCGCGTTCGGTGCCGACCTTCAGCCTGGACTTCGGCGTCGAGCTCGAACGCGAGACCTCGGGCTTCGGCCGCGCGCTGCGCCAGACGCTGGAGCCGCGCCTGCTGTACGTGCGCACGCCCTACGAGAAGCAGTCCGACCTGCCGAACTTCGATTCCTTCGGCAAGGACTTCAACTTCCAGTCGATCTACACGCCCAACGCCTTCTCCGGCGTCGACCGTGTCTCCGACTCGAACCTGCTGACGGCCGGCGTGACCTCGCGCGTCGTCGACGCGGTCAACGGCAAGGAGCTGTTCCGGCTCGGCGTCGTGCAGCGCTACCTGTTCTCGGACCAGCGTGTCACGCCCCAGGCCGACGGCACGCCCGACGGCGAACCTTTCGACCAGCGTTTCTCCGACCTTCTGCTGCTCGGCTCGACCTCGCTCGTGCCGAGCTGGACGCTGGACGGCACCGTGCAGTACAGCCCCGAGATCTCGCGCACCGTGCGCTCGGTGGTCGGCGCGCGTTATTCGCCCGGGCCGTTCCGCACCGTCAGCGCCACCTACCGCTTCACGCGCGGGCTGAGCGAGCAGGTCGAGGTCGGCTGGCAATGGCCGCTCTTCGGCCGCGTGCCGACCGCCGCCGAACGCGGTTCGCGTTCGATGATCGGCGCGGCCGCCGGCGGCGGCGGGGCCTGCAGCGGCACCTGGTACAGCGTCGGCCGCTTCAACTACAGCACCAAGGACAGCCGCATCACCGACTCCATCCTCGGCGTCGAGTACGACGCCGGGTGCTGGATCGGGCGCTTCGTCGCCGAGCGCCTGTCCACCGGCCGCAGCGAAGCGACGACGCGGCTGATGTTCCAGCTGGAGCTGGTCGGGCTGTCGCGCCTGGGCTCCAACCCGCTCGGGGTCTTGAAGGACAATATCCCGGGCTACACCCTGCTGCGCGAAGACCGCCGCGACCCCATCTCCTCCGACGAATGA
- a CDS encoding LysR family transcriptional regulator, whose translation MDQLRAMKVFVRVVDEGGFARAARALDMAPPVVTRVVAELEAHLGARLLNRTTRRVALTEVGESYLERSRRILAEVDEADALAGEATRELSGPLRLLCPSALAAHQLVRHLPRFAAQHPKLALELTAPGRVETVDEDYDVTLLTLRDPIDGDFVARRLARSEVLLCAAPGYLSRHGRLRHPRDLARHELLFQPAAQPRGLVFFRGGEAGASEATETVMPERAPVLRCDDVQTQLAAAVAGLGVAALPTLVLEEVLADGRLERVLPAWRLSGLSIWAAMPSRKHVPARTRALLEFLIQAFGGDDRDPWLAACGGPLALVA comes from the coding sequence ATGGACCAGCTGCGCGCGATGAAGGTCTTCGTGCGCGTCGTCGACGAAGGCGGCTTCGCGCGTGCGGCACGGGCGCTGGACATGGCGCCGCCGGTCGTCACGCGGGTCGTCGCCGAACTCGAGGCCCACCTGGGCGCGCGGCTGCTGAACCGCACGACACGCCGTGTCGCGCTGACCGAGGTCGGCGAGAGCTACCTGGAACGTTCGCGGCGCATCCTGGCCGAGGTCGACGAGGCCGACGCGCTGGCCGGCGAAGCGACGCGCGAGCTGAGCGGGCCGCTGCGCCTGCTGTGCCCGTCGGCGCTGGCGGCGCACCAGCTGGTGCGCCACCTGCCGCGTTTCGCCGCCCAGCACCCCAAGCTGGCGCTGGAGCTGACGGCGCCGGGGCGCGTCGAGACCGTCGACGAGGACTACGACGTCACGCTGCTGACGCTGCGCGACCCGATCGACGGCGACTTCGTCGCGCGCCGGCTGGCGCGCTCCGAGGTGCTGCTCTGCGCCGCCCCCGGCTACCTGTCGCGCCATGGCCGGCTGCGCCATCCGCGCGATCTGGCGCGCCACGAGCTGCTGTTCCAACCGGCGGCGCAGCCGCGCGGGCTGGTCTTCTTCCGGGGCGGCGAAGCCGGTGCCAGCGAAGCCACCGAGACGGTGATGCCCGAACGTGCGCCGGTGCTGCGCTGCGACGACGTGCAGACCCAGCTCGCCGCAGCGGTCGCCGGGCTCGGCGTCGCCGCGCTGCCGACGCTGGTGCTCGAGGAGGTGCTGGCCGACGGCCGCCTGGAGCGTGTGCTGCCGGCCTGGCGGCTGTCGGGGCTGTCGATCTGGGCCGCGATGCCCAGCCGCAAGCACGTGCCGGCGCGAACGCGCGCGCTGCTGGAGTTCCTGATCCAGGCTTTCGGCGGTGACGACCGCGACCCCTGGCTGGCCGCCTGCGGCGGGCCGCTGGCGCTCGTCGCCTGA
- a CDS encoding M20 family metallopeptidase, producing MNAPDRHLPLADFVDRAWDERIVPALTDYIAVPAKSPMFDADWQAHGHIERVVQDAVAWVESRRVPGLAIEIVRIPGRTPVIFFEVAATGAATDTVLFYGHLDKQPEFSGWRNDLGPWTPKYVDGLLYGRGGADDGYAIYAAVTAIEALKAQGTAHPRCVGVIETCEESGSHDLPAYLDALKPRLGEVGLVVCLDSGAGNYDQLWLTTSLRGMVSGVLKVEILTEGIHSGDASGLVPSSFRILRQVLDRLEDARTGQLLPEFFHCEVPASRVAQAQATAAILGDDVWKRMPWVCGADGNLALPTTTDPVEGLLNRTWRPTLSVTGVDGFPELKSAGNVLRPYTAFKLSLRLPPLVDGHEASIRLKALLEDNAPYNARVSFVPDGRAGALGASGWNAPELPVWLEDALNAASNTHFGAPVGYIGQGGTIPLMSMLQAGFPKAQMMVCGVLGPKSNAHGPNEFLHVPYAKRLTAAVAQVVAAFR from the coding sequence GAGCGCATCGTGCCCGCCCTCACCGACTACATCGCCGTGCCGGCCAAGAGCCCGATGTTCGACGCCGACTGGCAGGCCCACGGCCACATCGAACGCGTCGTGCAGGACGCCGTGGCCTGGGTCGAATCGCGCCGCGTGCCGGGCCTGGCGATCGAGATCGTGCGCATCCCCGGGCGCACGCCGGTGATCTTCTTCGAGGTCGCGGCCACCGGCGCGGCGACCGACACGGTGCTGTTCTACGGCCACCTGGACAAGCAGCCCGAGTTCAGCGGCTGGCGCAACGACCTGGGCCCCTGGACGCCGAAGTACGTCGACGGCCTGCTCTACGGCCGCGGCGGCGCCGACGACGGCTACGCGATCTACGCCGCGGTCACCGCGATCGAGGCGCTGAAGGCCCAGGGCACGGCGCACCCGCGCTGCGTCGGCGTCATCGAGACCTGCGAGGAAAGCGGCTCGCACGATCTGCCGGCCTATCTGGACGCCTTGAAGCCCCGCCTCGGCGAGGTCGGCCTCGTCGTCTGCCTGGACAGCGGCGCCGGCAACTACGACCAGCTGTGGCTGACGACCAGCCTGCGCGGCATGGTCAGCGGCGTGCTGAAGGTCGAGATCCTGACCGAAGGCATCCACTCCGGCGACGCCAGCGGCCTGGTGCCGTCGAGCTTCCGAATCCTGCGCCAGGTGCTCGACCGGCTGGAGGACGCCAGAACCGGCCAGCTGCTGCCCGAGTTCTTCCACTGCGAGGTGCCGGCCTCGCGCGTCGCCCAGGCCCAGGCCACCGCGGCCATCCTCGGCGACGACGTCTGGAAGCGCATGCCCTGGGTCTGCGGCGCCGACGGCAACCTGGCGCTGCCGACGACCACCGACCCGGTCGAAGGCCTGCTCAACCGTACCTGGCGGCCGACGCTCAGCGTCACCGGCGTCGACGGCTTCCCCGAGCTGAAGAGCGCCGGCAACGTGCTGCGCCCCTACACCGCGTTCAAGCTCAGCCTGCGCCTGCCGCCGCTGGTCGACGGCCACGAGGCCAGCATCCGGCTGAAGGCGCTGCTCGAGGACAACGCGCCGTACAACGCGCGCGTGAGCTTCGTGCCCGACGGCCGCGCCGGCGCGCTGGGCGCCAGCGGCTGGAACGCGCCCGAGCTGCCGGTCTGGCTGGAAGACGCGCTGAACGCGGCGTCGAACACGCACTTCGGCGCCCCGGTCGGCTACATCGGCCAGGGCGGCACGATCCCGCTGATGAGCATGCTGCAGGCCGGTTTCCCGAAGGCGCAGATGATGGTCTGCGGCGTGCTGGGCCCCAAGAGCAACGCCCACGGGCCCAACGAGTTCCTGCACGTGCCCTACGCCAAGCGCCTGACGGCCGCGGTGGCGCAGGTGGTCGCCGCCTTCCGCTGA